The sequence AGTGGGTGTGTGCTCACAAGTAAATGTTTATGATCTTgagtgtgtatatgcatatatatatatatatatatatatatatatatgcacatacatacacTAAATCAGGGTGTTCATGACTTTGACTACACACTGAAAACATagcctgctgaaatcctcaacaaGGGAGTCATCTTGGGCCTGCCCAATTAAAAGAGGTGTTTCTTTTAATCCCCAATTCAAGAACAAACTTCTGTCCTGTAACAGGCTACCACCTGCAGTCACTGTTGACtgtaatttataatttattttagtcACTACCCAATTGGTGGAATGGGATGCACAGGAGAATACTGTGTCACGTGGCATATAGGAGTTTGTAAATACATATTTTAGTTTGGAAATCatatttcttttcatatttatGCTATAAATACCTTACATCTATGTGACAAAATCTCCTTCTAACCTCACCTTCTGCTCTACTCACTCTCCAGTTTAATCCATCTTGCTTATAGCTACAAGATGGATTTTCCTAAACACTCTCCCTTTTTCAAACTTTGAATCCCCTTTTTATAAAATACAAGCCTCCTTATGCTGACATTCGTAGCCTCAGTTATGTGGCCTCACCTCAGTGTCTTTTGGACCTTATCTCCCATCACTCACCTTTCTAGCTACTCGATTTAGGAAACATGGTCTATTTTAGTCCATACCCTAAATGTGCCTTGGGCTTTTCTGCCTCAGAACCCTTAACCACACATTTCCCTTAGTCTTCACAAGTCTCCCATTTTTCTCCACCCATCCAAATCCTTTAACATTCAGCCACGTCTTTCATCCTTCCCTTTTTGGAAACTCAGAATGTTCCAGGAATCCATGTGATCTCTCTCTTCCAAACTGCATTGTGTAGGACACCATTAACTTCACTTTTTATCTCTGATCAAGTCAGCCTGCAACCCCTTTGGCTACAGCATTTTTCATCTCCTTCACTCGATTTGTCCCTTTgcctaaatttattttttatctccCACAAATGCAGTTTAAGTTCCAGAAGCTGGAGCTGCatcctgtccctgtttgagttcaTGAAGCCCTGTTTGCCCTTGCTTGAGAGGATTAATTAACTTGCTTGAGAGAATTAAAGACTCTGTGGACTCTTTAAGATGAGAACTGTGTCAGGGTTCTGTGAACCGTAAGATGTgatatttcctttcttttcttttagccATACTTCCCATTGCTTCCAGCTGTTGCACTGAAGTTTCACATCACATTTCCAGAAGACTTCTGGAAAGGGTGAATTCATGTCGCATCCAGAGAGCTGATGGGGACTGTGACTTGGCAGCTGTCATGTGAGTGAAACCATCAGCAGGGTTATCTTCATGCTGATTATTTCCCTGGCCGATTAACAATAGATTGAAAGGCTTTGCTTGATATGTTGCACTTAAATATCCTTCCAAACAAAGGAGAGTAAATATTCTGTCCTTTTAGCGCCAGGCTCCCTGGAGTAAATCTACAGTCTTTCTGTACAGGAATGTCCTCAGCCTTATACTGGAACTCCAGCTTAACTCTTTCTGCTACAGTGCTGGGCTAGGGTTCAATGCCCTTTGTGGCTAGCAAATATTCACAACTTTCCTCAGCAAAACGAGAGATTCtgaacaataaaacaaaacagcaaacaAAAGGCAATTCTGTTATGTATCATGGCTTTAACTGTATCTGAGCTGCTGTTATTTTCACTCTCCAAATAAGGAGTGTACTTATAAGGTTCAGAAAGCAGTGTGGCAATGTCTGTACCTGTCGCAAGTGCTGCCATGTGCTCCAGTTACAAATgtccttttctatttttgttttgttgtttttctttttcttttctttaatggtactgtgaacccagggccttgggcgtaTTAGGCAGAtactcaccactgagctacatctccagcctctgCTCTGGTTTTTATTCTGGGGTGGGGCATAGGCTCATGTGAACCCTCCTACTGCTCCTACCCTTCCTATCCCACCATGGCTCGGTTATTAAAGACTTTAGATGTATCTGTACTTAACTTCAAAGCCTCTGAAGAGGCTTTGAAACGACATTGGTATTTAGCAAATCTGAGTTCTGCTTGGAGGAAGGCATACATTATATCGCTGTCACATTCAGGAGAAAGCTTTGTTTGGAAGGGCATGTTCACCTGACATCTTACAGCTAGGGAATGGCAGAAATGAGATGTGTACCTAGATCTCTTGGTTCAGAACATTACATATCTCCAAAGTCACTCAAAAAGAATAGTGAGACTAATCGTAAATGATTCTCCCAAACTCCATTGTATTCAGGTGTGGGGCATCTCCCTGATACTCTAGATTTCACATCATCTGTGGCTTTAGGTAATGCTAGTGAGCCATTTGGTATCCCTTTCTTTGGACTATAAACTACTTATTTACATTACTTATGCTTGAGCTCCTGAGTCACTCAGGAACATCCTTATTTCATCAagtccaataaatatttattgatcagCAATTCCATGTGCTGGGGATGCAGCAGTGACACTGTGGGCTCTGCCCTCCTTGAGTCTCTGGGAGACAATGTGTCCAGTTGGGTTCTGCAGACCATCTCCAGTGATTTGAATAATCTATGGATTGCAGATATGTTTTTCCCCTTTTAGAGGAATCTATTCACTATCCAACTTTAAGAGACACTCCTCTAAGACAAAGTTTCTTAACAGGTGAAGAGTttgtaaaatatgtattaatcACTTTTCTTCAGGTCATGGGGCTATGACCTCCTGGGAATTGTGTATAAACCTCTGAACACGCTTCTGGGCAGAAGATCAATAGGTTTTATTAGATTATTCATAGGATCTGAGATCTAATAAAGTTAAAAACTATACTTGGGATCAGGTTTTGGGGAGGAGACAACTATTGGTAGAAACTTTTAATAAGCATCAGTGTCTTTGTAGGAGAAGCGAGAGGACGGAGAACTAACTCtccagcactttctcagttccacCATTATCTGGCTCCAGCAGCTTAGATGGCTTAGTCCCTGGGATCCAACATAACCTGGGGTAATCCTGGAAATAATGCATAGTAATGAGGTGCATTCTGAGAGGTGCTTCAAGTTCCCAACTTGTCTGAAGAATCTCTTTAGCATTGCTTGGCCAAGATTCCCTCAGTCTTTAATCTTAATAGCTACTGTTGGTAATAGTAGGAGAGTGAAAAATTCATGGGTGATTCACAGTCCATGCTCTAGTTAATTGGAATCATCTGGATGTTTTTGTAGGGTTCACACAGGAACTAAATCTGCCTGAGGCGCTGCTCTGGCTGCCCTCAGAAACACCATTTTCAGCTGCTCTCAATTTCATCTCCCTCTCTGGTATTCAGCATCTTGGACCAAAGGAGCTATGAGGACTTTTACGAGGGACTCCAGGAAGGCTTAGAGTATCCAGGGGAAGTTCCCATGGTTTTAAGACTAAAAGACTGGGAATTGCCAGAGCACACCATTGGTAACAGAATTTTCAGAGATGTTTCTTTGGGAGAAGCAGGTATGAGAGATCTGAAAGGCATAAGAGCAAAAATAATGTCAATCTCATTTTGATaaggaaaagtagaaaaaaaagatgagtctactttaaaaaaatactttttttagttgttgatagaccttatttatttatttatttatttgtatgtggtgctgagaatcgaacccagtgcctcacacatgctaggcaagcactataccactgagctacaaccccagcttgaGTCTACCTTTTTAAAAGAATTAGATTTTAATTCAAAGGAAACTATAAAGCCATTAACTAGatctaaaaatatttactttattcAAGCAAAAATTTGTAAATTGACTTCTCTGTGCTGATAAGAAAGCTAAAAAAATATGGAGCAGTTGGGACAAAGCCTCAAGTGAAATGAAATTTTGACTCATATACTTTTTAGTCATAAATTATAGAGCTTCCCTGTTGTATTTTCTGAAATTCAACATAAGGATATTCTTGTTTTTCAATAATATACTATAGAATATGTCATTACTTAATTAAAATATAGTCCCTTAACCTTGACTGTGTTCAAAGATTTCAAGGTTAGAGGCAAATGATACAGAAAAGATTGATCATACTAGAAATATAAATCACAATTAATTAATATAAATTGATTTACAGTGAACCCACtaggtttcttttccttttctccctGGGAAGAGTTCATTTGTTTTCAAGTCTATAAATGATCATTGTAGCTTTTGATGCCTAAGAGAGCAGTTTGCTTGCTTAAACCCCTCTACAGAGACTTCATTAAAGAACTTCAAGCTATTTCTGAACATAAATACAATGGAAATTGTTATCTCAGGCAGAGAGTTGAGGTTTCTTGATTTCTATAGAGGTTATCAGTTGGAAGAAATTTTTGGATAATGAAATAAAGTTATCCAGGTTTTTCAGAAGTGGTTGTGAAGGGCCATTGCATTTAGAGGAATGTGTGAAGAAATAAAGTTTAGGGCACAATCCTAGGTATACTCTCCATGGCAGGACTGGTCTATTGGACTGTTTCTAACTATACTTCAGTGAAGAAAAGAATCAGTGGATCAAGGTAATGGTTTCTTAGAGTCAAAACTCTTACCCTAGAAATTCACAATGGGATGGGTAGGCACCTGGGAGGAAATGATGGAGTTAGGGGTATGGGATGGGGAGGAATGTGGAataggctgcctccttttccaaCATCACCCCATTTCTTTTTGTCCTGATAGAAAGCACACAGGATACAAATCGAGTTTTACCAGTTGTTACATTTCAGACTTCTAAGCATCACAGCATCTCAGATTTGGGAGCTGTGTTCTGGAAGCTTGATttcacccccccccaccccccttgAAATACAGGCAGGCCTTAAAAAGGATCCCACGTGGGAGCTGCTACCTGTTTTCCCTCCACCTGTCTGCATGCCTCCTGCCtaccccctgcccccactctgttttctccttctaCCCCAGTACCAAGCCTACTCCCTGAAGCTCAGCGCATGTTACCTTAATCATAGAACTGAGTCCTAACTTTCTCATGTGTTACCAGAGATGTCAGTGAAATCTTTACCCTGGTTCCTTCTGACACCACAGGGAAAGGTGTCAGTAAGAGTttttggaaggagtaggagcttcaactagttttcttttcttttcttttttttttccttcacagcAATGCTACAGCATCTTTTCTCCTATAATAGCAAATCAATTAACCATAGTGAGAATTAGCTTTTCTTTGAAACCCTCTCAGTCTAATACAGTTAGGGAACATACTATCCTCTTAAGACGCCCCCCACAGGCTGGCTTTATCATACTAACGCTCATTACACCTCCTCCCACTTTCCCGACCACTTGGGGCATCTGGAGAAACAGCAGCCTATTCTCTAACTCCCACATTCCTCGCTGAATAACATGTCCAAGGGACTCAATTTATCAAGTCACAGAAATATATAcacgggggctggggatgtggctcaagcggtagtgcacttgcctggcatgggtgcgacccgggttggatcctcagcatcacatacaaacaaagatgttgtgtctgctgaaaactaaaatgtaaaaaaaaaaaaaaaaaaaaaagattacagatcagggctgagaatatagcttagtcagtagagtgcttatttaaaaaaaaaaaaaaaagagagagagagaaaagaaatatatACATGTAGAGACAGCAGGATTTGTAACATTTCATCAGAGCTGCCTGGCACTTGATGGAGGATTAAAGGTTGCACTATTTTTTGTAACAAGAACTTTAATTACCAGAAATTACAATTGCTGCCTGAGGGTTCTCCCACCTCAATCTCAAAATTtcatatagaaaaatgaaaatgaacacaAATTCTGAGCTGTGATGTAGAACCATGCAACACTGAAGTTTAACAAAGGCCTAAAATATTTTAGTTGACTGTTCTGTTGAAAACAAAACCAGACTGTCTGTATTTTAAACAATTTTCACTTTATACACGAAGTGAGTGACAGGGTTCCTACTGTGAATAAGGTCTTTTCAGAAATACACCTGAGGGGTggctgggttgtggttcagtggtagaatgctttgcatagtatgtgtgaggaactgggttcgattctcagcattgaatataaataaataaataaaataaaggtccactaaaTGAGCAAACACTTCTtcctaaataaaattatttcattaatctaaataaatgtatatataatctctctatatatttatttatatatatgtatatatttatatatgaggaacatacctggactgttccTCCCTGAAGGGCCAAAACTTCAGTAGGAGTCATGAGACCAGAACTCAAATCAAAGACAGTGAAATAAGTGCCACCAGAGAGGTAACTCTCACCATGAAGACTCGCAGGGAAGAAATCGGGGTATATAGCTGAGAGGACCCAGGAAACCCTTGCAGAGAAGAACGTGTTTGAGGTGGATGCTGAGAATGAGTTGGTTTTGTTGGGTGAAGCTCAGGCAGGGAAGAGAATTGTTTTCCCTCGGTTTTTCtgattcttttttctcctttccccctaCTCCTgctccccatcttcttccttctcttttatttttccttctttcttttctcctcctcctcttcctcgttATCCTCACCcaactcctcctcttcttcttttaaggCTCCTTGCAGCTGTCTGAAGACCACAGACAGCAGTGTGTACACAGTCAGGATGTAAGCTTGTGGTCCTCAGTTTTAGGATCCAGTCCCTGAGATTACAGTCCCCCAAAGTGGGGGCTGCCTACGAGCCACTAACTGTTTGTCCATTTGTACTTTCTGTTAGTGATGACTTTTTTTCCCTTCTTGGCAGCCTTCACATCAAACGCAGGAGAATCTGCGTCAGCCCACACAATCACACCATTAAGCAGTGGATGAGAGCACAAGCAGCCAAGAAAAATGGCAAAGGCAAAGTCTGCCAGAAGAAACACCACCAGAGGAATGGCAAAGTGGTACACGGGAGTAAACAGGAAGCACGTGGCCTTTGAACTCCTCATCAGAGAGTTTGCAGATGTTTCCACATAGGGGATTCCTCAAGGCGCTTGGCTGTGGTTGGTTATAAATTTATCATCTGAATTTTTCTTATGGAAAGCATACAGTGCAAAACAAAATGTTGTTCTTTTTGTAAATGAACCACTGCATGGTATGGAAAGGTAGCCAGTAATACactaaccaaaaaaaaatgaaatgaaaatttaacACTCATCTTCATATGACATGTGAAGAGGAGCATACAGATATAATTTCTACAACTTTTTTATTATAAAGTTTTCTTAACCTACAGAATAGTTGAAAGAATGTACAAGGAACACCTGTATAACCTTCACCTAGAATAATCATTGTTAATATGTTACCACActtgggtttctctctgttctttctttctttgtgtatatatgaaatattatatattatgtatgatAAATATGTAACTTTGTGCTAAATCATTTAAAAAGAAGTTGCAAACATCctgttactataataaaatacttgagaccaGGTAATgtctaaagaattttaaaaagtttatttggcttagGATTCTGGAGACCAGGAATTCTGACAATACCTCTTAGTATCTGGAAGACTTTTTTGCTGCATTATACTCTAATTGCCTCCCAAAGACCTTGCCTGATATTTATCAGCACATAAATTTAGGCATCAaatttccaacacatgaacttttgggggacacatttAAATCATAGCTATCCTCCActcctaatttctttttaatgttataaCTTGGCATCCACATGAATAAAGATATatcctatttttttaattaaatcattagtttttatatgaaaattaataatttcaTCATATTTATGAGTATGCACATGAATATATATGCACATGAATATATATGCACATGAATATATATGCacatgaatatatatacatatatatgcatatatatgtatatatataaatatattccatATTCAAATTTCCCCTGATCATttaatgtagtttttttttaaattcaggaaTCAATTAAGCTTTAAAAGTTTCACATACTGCAattaattgttgttgttattattattattattatcattattattattgtcttTCAATCTAAGGAAATCCCTCTTTTTTGTCCCCCTTTATTTCTTCAtggcatagattttttttttttatttttttttttggtactgagtattgaacccaggagtgctccatctctgagctacatcctcagccctttttattttattttgagacagggtctcactaaattgctgaggctgaccccaAACTTGtgacctcttgcctcaacctctgctgggattacaggtgtgtgccaccacacctggattgtatgaacttttaaaaaagaCTCTAGGCCAGCCTCTGTTTCATGTTCTGGGTTGCTTCCTTAAGATCAGGTTTGGATTTATAATTTTTGGTATAAGTTTCCTATGCGAATTTCTGTACTTATTATGTCATTTAGACTTTATAAACATTGGAGTTTGTTTTCTAAATAGAAAAGTATATTCTGAATAgtactttattttacttttatttgtgtgtgtgtgtgtgtgtgtgtgtgtgtgtatgtaagagagagagagagtctggagatcaaacccagggcatacTACACAAATGCcctccactgagttacaccccaggCCTGAAGAGTACTTTAAAATGCCAGTTTGAGTAGCTATTGCCATTTGGATTGATAAATTCTGATGCTGGGGGGCAGGAAGTCTGCTTGACTCTCCAGTACTCCACTCTTAGGAGTCCAGAGTTTTCTCCTGTGCAGTGATTTTTACACCCCCCTCCTCACTCACTTTTCCATCACCTTGTGAGTTGATTCCCATTGTGCCACTCCTTTTTTGGCAGGGAATATACTTATAGCCCAGTTGTCACAAACAGCCATTAGCGAGCTGGAGCTGCATCTTGTGTCCTGGGTGTCCTGGGCCTCCCTACTGACTGGCCCGGGGCAGTGTTATTACAGCAACCTTGCTCTCAACCCCATCATGCTTTTGACATGCTAAAATAATAATGTCGGTGATCCTGAGGAAAACAGTGCTTCCTGTTCCTTTTTAATCTTGTATTACTATCAACCAATGTCATAATTTCAGAGTCTAAAAGCTGAGGAAatcaatattaaattttaaaaatttaacaaaatgTAATAATATAAGAGGTAAGATCGCTGCAGGCAGcaaccaaaggaggcagatttatttatttattttttaaaaaaaatttttttaaatttttttttaaattaatttttattgttggttgttcaaaacattacatagttcttgatatatcatatttcacactttgattcaagtggaatatgaactcccatttttaccccgtatacagattgcagaatcacatcagttgcacaaccattgatttacatattgccattctggtgtctgttgtattctgctgcctttcctatcctctgctatcccccctcccccctcccccctcccctcccctcttctctctctaccccctctactgtaattcatttctcccccttatatttttccccctttcccctcacttcctcttgtatgtaattttgtatactcctgagggtctccttccatttacatgcaatttcccttctctcaaggaggcagatttaaaaaagCCACCAAACGAGGCTTTATTTGAGATATCTCTTAAGTACaggggaagggtctgaggagaaaccccCGTGGGAGcttgcaggaagggaagggcttgggactggAAAAGGTGTCTTTAGAGTCCCTTGTCACACTGGAGTTGGGGGGGAGGGagctggctgaactccaggattggccagggggtcctgaTGATTGACAGGTGTTAGTCTCCGCTGATTGTTTGTAGGCGCCTGATTGATTTTTCTTCCCATCTGGCTGGTTTGCTCTAAGTCACCGCCACAAAGTTACAAAGAGTAACTTAAGTCACCAGTTTTAAATTAATCACAATAACCAACattaaggaaaagagaaaaaattggTGTCTAATCTTTTCAACCAACAATTTAAGTTATTTTCATTTGGTCTTGATTTCTAGTCCAGATCTATAAGTCTACACAATGTAGGGGTATCCATAAATAACAGTAGTTTATATGATTAGATAAATAGGTAGGTAGGTAAGTaggtagataaatagatagataattcTTTCAatactggaaattgaatccagaatctcacacatggtaggcaagtgctctaccactcagctatatccccaactttttgtttattttattttattttgagacaagtcttgctaagttgcccaggctggatgtaaacttgtgatcctccttcctcagcctcccaagtatccgggatcacaggtgtgcaccaccatacttaGTTATGggatatatttaaaaaacagatTGCTATGGTTTCGATAAGTGTCCTCAAAAAGCCATATGTTGAGGTCTTTGTCTCCAACCTGCTATTGAGAGTGATGAAACCTTCAGTGGGCGGGTCCTAGTGGAAGGATATTAAGTCACTGGGGATGTGACCTTGAAGGAGATATTGGAACTCCTGtcccttcctccttttctttgCTTCCCTACCACCAAGAGGAAAACAGCCTTCTCCATCACACACTGTGCTGTGCTGCCTTATCACAGGCACAAAGCAATAGACCAACTGAGCATGGACTGGAAACTTCCCAAATCAGGCCAaagtaaacctttcctccttttaagttgatttatctcCAGTATTTGTTACAGCAACggaaaatatgctgattttatgttgcAAATGACTGAACCTTTGTCTGAGGACTGTGCACAAGagactagaattttaaaaattccaactTACAGGTTAACATATATGCTTACTAAAACATTATTGTGTCACTGTTACTGCATTGTATATTATTATTGTGCTGAGTAAATTCTGTTACTATCCTGAATTACTGTATTACGATTAAATGACCCAGGTTAACACTcaagttttcttttttagaatTGCATTCTTATTACACTGTATTAAAATTACATGTTTATCATTAATTACATTTTTATCAGGTGTgtcatgaaaaaaaatcaaagggataGCAAAATTTGTaacaaaaaaataacatatttccACTCTATCGTTCCTATTCCTAGAATTGATATTTTGAGGCAACTTGTTTTAACCCTTTTAAAAGTTTTAGTTTGTTTGATGGTTGGCTCCATCATTTCAGATGAAATGCTGAGAGTATCATTTATTTATCAAGGTTGGGCAATATTTATTGCCTACTTATTACTCCATGCTtcccttcccctcttcctcctcatcttAGTGCTTGATAGCTTAATGATTATTATTTGTAACTCTGAATATTTTATCTTCCTTCCATTCATTAGTCCATTGCCTCTTTGTGTAAGGTGTAGCTTATATCCTattctcctttccttttcttgcAATCCTCGCACATTTCACCTTGTACTGCATCAGCTCTACTTGTACCTTTACGTGGCTGAGGTTGGCAACTAATTGTACTATAATAATAAAGGCTTTCCTGCTTTGTTTAAAGCAGTGTTTCCCAATCCTGGAACTATTGATATCTTGGCTGGATAATTGTTGTGGGAATTCTCTTATATACTGTAGATAAATTAGCAGTACATCTGGCCTCTACTTACTAGATGGCATCCGAAAATATCTCCAGATATTGCCAAATATTCTCTGGGTAAAGGGATCAAAATCACTCCTCATCCTGGTGAAAGCTACTGGCCTAGAATCTAAGGTAGATTCTAAAATTGAAAGCCAGTGTTGTTGGAAAATTCTAAgattattcacacacacacacacacacacacacacacacacacacacagttgctTGCCCTGGTATACAAATACTTTCAAACTTCAGTGTTGCAGTGAAGATATTTTGCAAATGTAATTAAAGTCACAAATCTGTTGCCCTTATAAGAAGATAATCTGGGCAGGAGTGATTTAATCACAGGAGCTTTATATCTGAGTCTTGAGGTCAGAGACAGGGAAGTCAGACAGATTCAAAGAACAAAAAGGACTCAACATGTCATTGCTAGCTTTAAAGATGGAGAAGACCATGTTGCAAGGAATGCAGGAGCTCTTTAGTTGCTGAGGGCAGCTGACAGATAATAAGCAAACAGGAACCCCAGCCCTATAACCGTCGAGGAATTGAATCATCTGACAGTAAGAATGAACCTGGAAAAGATTCTTCCACAGAACTTCCAGAAGGGAACACATCACAGTAAACATCTGAATTTTAGTCTTCTAAAATGCTAAGTAGGAAATCTAGTCACGCTATGCCTGAGCTCTGACATACAGACTCTGAACTCATAGGTGGGCAttgttttaagccattaagattgagGTAATTTGTTacatagcaacagaaaataaacACAACCAATAAATAGCACTCATGCCATCCTGACTATGTAAGGATTGTTTTCTGAAGGTCCAAGAGGTGTTAACATCTTTTCCTAATGAATCCTGTATATAATTCACTGTTCAGATAACGCAAGCCTGGAGAAACAACTATTTCCTATACTCTTTGTGTGATTTAGCTGAATTGTATTTCTTTCCCAGACATAGCCAGTCATCCAAGTTCTTTACATCTTTTGCTATTCTTTGTCAGCCACTCACTTGCAGTCTTAGAGCTTCCTCCTGAAAATTGTAAAGAAGTCTACATTTGTGTGTGCATTGGAAGCTATTCATAGTTCTAAAATATTTAGGTAACAGAATTCTATCCACCATAGTAGTGTGGAGAGTCATGCCCTTCAATTTGGCAATAGCTTTGCTAACAATGCAACCTCGCAGCTTTCTCTTTCTGGTGGCGTCCTCTGAGTTATGGCCACCATTGGGAGAattttatatctactccttttgtTGGGAAGACTACTGCAGCTTTCAATTGATTCTAAGTTGGGAAGGATCTTCTATTCTGTAGAAATATGGATTCTCTGTGTAGTGCTATTAAATATCCACTAACTATTCTAGTCCAAATTGGGTCACCTAACAGACAATCCCAAAATCCTTCCacataattaaaaaaatgtaagaaGTGGGGAAAAGATTACATAAAGGTGGTATAGTACCTTTCCCTATAAAAGCACAGAACAAATAGAACTATGGCATATATTTacaatttatatagccaatttgatGCTGTTTCAGCAAGActagcatttttttttataattacaaaATCATTATTCCTTCTAGTATATTTGGGAACCCTCCAAGCTCATTCTATACTATAGTAGTGTGAATATGCTCTTCCTCAAAATAATTCACTGACAGATAATTTGATTGACTGGCATATTGCAACCTCTAAGTGTTGTTGTCATTCTACCTGTATATAAACTACCAAGACACCACTGCATCTCCTTCCTTCATCCAGAATTTTGCACATAGCAAGCACTCGATAGTTACTGATGAAATAAATACATGTAGGTGATGACCTCTCATTTGTCAGATTACAATGGAAACAAGATAGCCCAGAGCTGATAGAGATAGTCCATTCCTGAGTAGACCAGCTTCTACTCAGGAATGCGAAGGTTAAATCCTGCCAGGACTGGGCCTGGAAGAGCATGTTAAATAAGCCCAGTGTGTAGGCTCCAGGATTGGCAATTATTTATTA is a genomic window of Callospermophilus lateralis isolate mCalLat2 chromosome 5, mCalLat2.hap1, whole genome shotgun sequence containing:
- the Ccl28 gene encoding C-C motif chemokine 28; its protein translation is MQQTGLTLMTLAVCVALRNSEAILPIASSCCTEVSHHISRRLLERVNSCRIQRADGDCDLAAVILHIKRRRICVSPHNHTIKQWMRAQAAKKNGKGKVCQKKHHQRNGKVVHGSKQEARGL